TTTCCTCTACGGCGGCTGTGTACGGAGAGCCCAAGAAGATTCCCATCATGGAGGATGATGAAACCTGTCCCACCAATACTTATGGAGAAAGCAAGCTCACCATGGAAAAGATGATGAAGTGGGTGAGCCAAGCTGATGGGATTCGTTATGTCTCCTTGCGCTATTTCAATGCTGCCGGGGCACTGGATGATGGTTCTATTGGGGAGGATCATCACCCGGAAACCCATCTCATTCCGTTGATATTGCAGGTTCCTTTGGGGAAACGTGACCATATTACCGTTTTTGGTGATGATTACGCTACTCCTGATGGCACCTGCCTGCGGGATTACATTCATGTAATTGATTTGGCTGATGCTCATGTGCTTGCGCTGGAATACCTGCGTCGGGATGGGGAAAGCAATATCTTCAACTTGGGCAATGGTCAGGGATTCTCCGTAAAGGAGATGATTGAAGCAGCTAAGGAAACCACTGGTCGCGACATCAAGGTGGAAATGGGCCAGCGCCGGGCAGGTGATCCTGCCCAGTTGATTGCTTCCAGCGACAAAGCAAGAAAAATCTTGGGTTGGAAGCCTCGCTATACGGATGTAAAACAGGTTATTGGCACTGCCTGGATCTGGCATCAGAAACATCCTAATGGATACGAAAAATAATTCAGAAGAATTGGTACGGGAAAACGGAGGATTTGTTAGCAACGATTCGCGCATAATCTTTGTTTGAGGCGTTAGGGCTAGAATCTTGCCTATATGAAGGAAAAATGTTAAGGTTATAAGGAATACTTCACGAATGGTGGTTTTGAATCCATGCTGACAGCCAATGTCTTTGTCAATATTCCCGTAAAGAGCATAGCTAAGGCGTATACCTACAGCGTGCCAGCCGAGCTTTCCTATCTGGAAGCAGGCTGGCGCGTTTTTGTGCCCTTTGGCGGGCGCAAGGTGGAAGGCTTTATTGTGTCTGTGGCGGAAAAAACAGCAGCAGAGCTCGGGAATATGGCCGGCAAACTCAAACCCATTGAAGCAGCCGTGGACGAGGAGCCGTGGTTTTCGCCCAAAATGCTGCAGGCTGCGCAATGGCTCGCGGATTTTTACCTGTGCTCACTGGCAGAGATGATGCGGCTCTTTATGCCCGGGAAAAGCGGCATCAAGATAACGGTCATCTATCAATCGGTGCCGGAACAGGCAAATCATCTACTGCTCGCCATGCCTGCGTACCGGGCTGTTTATGACTGCCTGTCAGCTAGTGAAGGCTTGAGCCGCGGGGAAATCGGCAAGGCTCTGTCGGACTATAAAACGGATTTGCCCCAGATTTTGGATAAGCTCTGCCAGTATGGAATTCTCTCTAAGGAATATCAGGCAGGCAAGCGGGAAAAAGCCCGCTATGAAAAATTTGCCCAGCTGATTGCCGAGGTTACGCCGGAACTGCTAGCGGAGTTCAAGCGCAAGAAGGCCCAGCAGCATTTGCTGGAGATGCTGTCGGCAGCGGAGCAGGGACAGATGGCTTTTGCCGCGTTAAAGGAACAGAAGATTACAACTGCTACCATCCATAATTTGGCCGAAGCCGGGCTTATCCAAATCCATCAGCGGCGGGTACTCAGGGACAGTTACAAAGATACGGAATTGACATGTCAACCGCAAATAAATTTGACCATTGACCAGAATAAGGCCATTGATGCTATGACGCCGTTCCTCAACGAAGCGAAACATCACGGTTTCCTGCTCAAGGGGGTTACGGGCAGTGGTAAGACGCAGGTCTATATCGAAATGGCTAAAAAGGCTCGGGCCTTGGGGCGTCAGGTAGTGGTGCTGGTGCCGGAAATCGCCTTGACTGGTCAGGTGGTGCTGGCCTTTAAGGCGTATTTCCCGGATGACATTGTAGTAATGCACAGCCGCCTGTCCCTGTCCGAGCGCAATGATGCAGTGGTGCGGGTACGCCGCGGAGAAGCTGGTATCGTTATCGGTGCCCGGTCAGCGCTCTTTACGCCGCTGGATAATATCGGCCTGATTATCATGGACGAGGAGCAGGATATGTCCTATAAGCAGGACGAATCGCCCCGTTATCATGCCAAGGTCGTGGCAGAGGAACTGGCAAAAATCCATCAGGCGGTACTGCTGTTGGGCAGTGCTACACCTTCACTGGAAAGCTATTACCGCACCCAACAGGGCGAGCTGACACTGCTGACCATGCCTAAGCGCATTGGCGATATGCCTTTGCCTGTGGTGCAATGCGTGGATATGCGGCAGGAACTCAGAATGGGAAACCGTCATATTCTCTCTCGTCCCTTGCAGCTGTTGATTGAACAGACTATGGGCAAGGGGCAGCAGATTATCATCATGCTGAATCGGCGGGGATTTTCGACTTTTGTCATGTGCCGTTCCTGCGGGGAAGTCATCAAGTGTAAGCTCTGTGGCCTGCCCTTGGTCTATCATAAGAACGGCAAACTGTCCTGCCATCACTGCGATGTGACGGAGCCGGTACCCGATGTCTGCCCGAAATGCAGCAGCCGCTATATCAAATACTTCGGCTCCGGCACGGAGAAGCTGGAACAGGAACTTCATCAGATTGTGCCCTCAGCCCGCGTTATTCGCATGGACAGGGACACGACCAATACGAAATTTGCTCATCAGGAGATTCTGCAGAAGTTCCGCGATAAACAATACGATATCCTCTTGGGCACGCAGATGGTGGCCAAGGGACACGATATTCCCGATGTGACGGCGGTGGGCATTATCAGTGCTGATTCCAGTCTGAACTTGCCGGACTTCCGCGCGGCAGAGCGCTGCTTTATGCTGATTACCCAGACGGCAGGACGGGCAGGGCGCCATGAACATCAGGGCAGAGTGGTGATTCAGACATACAATCCGGAACATTATGCCGTGACCTGCGGCATTGCCCAGGATTACGAGGGCTTTTACGAGCAAGAAATGAAAATGCGGCAGGGCTTGTTTTATCCGCCCTTTAGCCGCTTGGTCAAACTGTTGTTCCAACACGAAGATGAAAATACCGCCAAGGGCAATGCCAAAGGATTAGTAACGGATTTTAACGAACACTTCGACGGCATAAAGGGCCAGCAGATTATTGGCCCGTCCCCGGCGGTAATCGCCAGATTACGCGGTATCTACCGCTTTGTCGTGCTGATTAAGACAACCGATTTGCCAGTCGTGCAGGCCTTCCTGCGGGAACAGAATCTGCACTTGCGGGCGGATGTAGCGATTGACATTGACCCGATTGCCATGCTGTGAGTTGGGAAGGGAATACGGTATATAATTTTCGGGGATTATACAAAGAGACGCGCCAGTGCTGTAATGCACTGACGCGTCTCTTTGCGTCATCCGTCTGGGCCCAAGAGTAGTCGAGGCGTTCCTAATGGCTCTGCATAAATATAGCGGCTGCGTCCAGCGCTGTCTAATTAGCAGCTTCATTCATAGCCAGTTCCTTGGTGTTCTTCATAACATAGACTTTAATTCGGTAAGGCGATGTTCGGTAAGCCCTGTCTTTTCGCTAATTTCAGCTAACGGTTTATTCTCTTTTATCATTTTTATCGCTGTAATCATATTGCTTTCGCCTTCATTTTTACCTTCTTCAATCCAGGCATCTTTATCGGACTCATAGTCCATGATGGCCATTTCGCGATTCAGGTAGTCGAGGCGTTCCTGCCGGTTCTGCATAAATATAGCGGCTGCGTCCAGCGCAGTCTGAATAGCAGCTTCATTCATAGCCAGTTCCTCCATTTCTTTGGCATCCAGTTTGTTGGAGAAGTAAGCCAGCCAGCGCTCCACACTGGTCATTTCGCTGACGGGCTTTTTCTGGAACTTGGGGACTTCGAGGAAATGCAGTTCCATATCTTCGTTTAAGCGGCGGCCGGTTTTCTGGTTGTAAATGCTGTACATGGAGTGCGCCGGTTCGCCGGGGAAAATCGTGTAGCGCAGGATGTTGATGGTGATGGACGGTTTCAAATTCTGATACTTTCCACCCTTGGCGAGGTTCATCAGATACATCTGCGACCAGTAGTAAAGGGTGCGGCGTTCCATGTTTTTCTTGTCCACAATCTGGACTTCCACATCAATCTGCGTGCCGTTCTCGGTGACGCAGAAAATGTCCAAACGAGTGAGTTTGTCGTCATCATAGAGGGGGACAATTTCGCTGTTTTGGAATTGAATGTCCTTTATGGCCTTGGCCTCATGTCGGTCAAGGACAGCGTTGAGAAAATCGATGGTGACCTGTTTCCGCTCATCCTTACCGAAAATGAACTTGAACAGGACATCGTTCATGGGATTGTATTTTTTGTTGGCAATATCGTTCTCGATAGCCTGCTTAATCAGGTCTTTTGGGGTATGTCATGGTAACCGCGCTCCTTTGGGTTTCTAATTGGATTATACCATGAAACGGGATATTTTTCAGCAAATTTCTGGTGTAAGAGCCTTGCATTTGACCGGTCAACTCCAATATAATAAATGGCAGTGGTAGTAAATTTAAAGAGTATAGTACAATCCTAGGTATACTTGAGATTATCGATTGCTTATCTTTGGGAATGCTTGGTGGCGCTAATAATAAAAGAACAATAAAATATAAATTTTAGTTATATGTGAGCAAAAAGGAATATATAAATAATGAGTATAATTGAAGTGGAGACGTTAAAGCAGTTGCGGGATAAGCTCAAAAAAGCGGGCGGTTGACTGGTTAGATTGACCGGTCAGCCTTCCTCCGTCCTTTTACATCGAACAACTTCGACCTTTTAGTATGATTCTTTTTGTGCTATAATATCGAAGTATGTTTTTACGCTAACAACTAACATCTATGGATGGTGAGAAAATGAAAGTTACCAAAGAAGATTTGCAAAATGTAGCGGTTCTTTCCCGTTTGGCAATTCCTGCCGACCAGGAGGACAAGTACATTGACCAGATGGATAAAATCCTGACCTATATGGACAATCTGTCCGAGCTGGATACGGAAAATGTTAAGCCGACCACTTACGCCCTGCCCATGCAGAACGTGTTCCGCAAGGACGAAGTGAAAGCATCCCTTGACCGTGAGGCAGCGCTCGCGAATGCTCCGCTCAAGGAAGACGGCTACTTCAAAGTACCGAAGGTTCTGGAAGACTAAGGCAGGAGGATTAAACGTGAGATTATATGAAAAACCGGCTCATGTACTCCATGACATGCTGGTGAATAAAGAGATTACAAGTGTAGAGCTCACCGAAGATGTGCTTGCGCGCATCGACGAGGTGGAAGGCGACGTTAAAGCATATTTGACCGTAACCCGCGACGAAGCTTTGGCACAGGCCAAGGCTGTGGACGAAAAGATTGCCCGCGGTGAGGAGATTTCCTTCCTCGAAGGTATCCCGGGCGCCATCAAGGACAATATCTGCACCAAGGGCGTAAAGACGACCTGTGCATCCAAGATTCTGGAAAACTTCGTACCGCCTTATGACGCTACGGTAATGACCAAGCTCAAAGCTGAAAATCCAGTTATCTTGGGTAAGCTCAACATGGACGAATTTGCCATGGGCGGTTCTACGGAAAATTCTGCGTACCATCCGACCTGCAACCCCTGGAATACGGAATGCGTACCGGGCGGTTCTTCGGGCGGCAGCGCAGCATCTGTTGCTGCTGGTACGGCAATTTGGTCGCTTGGCTCGGATACGGGCGGTTCCATCCGTCAGCCGGCATCCTTCTGCGGCGTGGTAGGCTTAAAGCCGACCTACGGTCGTGTTTCCCGTTATGGCCTCGTGGCTTATGGTTCTTCTTTGGACCAGATTGGCCCTGTGACCCGTGATGTGACGGACTGCGCGAACATCCTCAACATCATCGCCGGCCATGATGATATGGACTCCACTTCCAGCGCTGCGGAAGTGCCGGACTTCACCAAGGCTTTGGTGGAAGATGTGAAGGGCCTCAAAATCGGCCTGCCGAAGGAATATTTCGTCAAGGGCATGGACCCTGAAGTGGAAAAGGCCATCCGTACGGCCATCGAAAAGTACAAGGAAATGGGCGCTGAAATCGTCGATATAACGCTTCCGCATACGGATTATGCAATTTCTGCCTATTACCTCATTGCACCGGCTGAAGCTGCTACCAACTTGCAGCGTTATGACGGTGTAAGCTATGGCGAGCGTGTGGAAGGTGAAGACCTCGTCGCTATGATGACCAATACCCGTACGGAAAAATTCGGTGAGGAAGTAAAACGCCGTATCGTTATCGGTAACTACGCTCTGTCTGCCGGTTACTATGATGCTTACTACCTCAAAGCCATGAAGGTGCGTACGCTCGTAGCGGAAGACTATGCCAAGGCCTTTGAACAGGTGGATGTAATCTTGGCACCGGTTGCCCCGACGACGGCCTTCAAGATTGGCGAAATGGCTGGCGACCCACTGCAGATGTACCTGCAGGATGCCTGCACCGTACCTTTGAATCTGGCTGGTCTGCCGGGGATCTCCATTCCCTGCGGCATGAGCAGCAAGGGAATGCCCATCGGCATGCAGCTTATCGGCAAGGCGCTCGATGAAGAAACCATTATCCGTGCGGCTTACACCTATGAACAGAGCCAGGAGTATCACACGAAAATGCCGCAGCTGGGAGGTAACAACGAATGAAGTACGAAGCCGTCATTGGCCTGGA
The Selenomonas ruminantium AC2024 DNA segment above includes these coding regions:
- the galE gene encoding UDP-glucose 4-epimerase GalE, which translates into the protein MSILVCGGAGYIGSHAVHQLVAKGEDVVIVDNLQTGHRDALHPQAKFYEGDIRDACVLDQIFAENKIEAVIHFAANSLVGESMEKPLKYFNNNVYGMQVLLEAMVRHQVDKIVFSSTAAVYGEPKKIPIMEDDETCPTNTYGESKLTMEKMMKWVSQADGIRYVSLRYFNAAGALDDGSIGEDHHPETHLIPLILQVPLGKRDHITVFGDDYATPDGTCLRDYIHVIDLADAHVLALEYLRRDGESNIFNLGNGQGFSVKEMIEAAKETTGRDIKVEMGQRRAGDPAQLIASSDKARKILGWKPRYTDVKQVIGTAWIWHQKHPNGYEK
- the priA gene encoding primosomal protein N' yields the protein MLTANVFVNIPVKSIAKAYTYSVPAELSYLEAGWRVFVPFGGRKVEGFIVSVAEKTAAELGNMAGKLKPIEAAVDEEPWFSPKMLQAAQWLADFYLCSLAEMMRLFMPGKSGIKITVIYQSVPEQANHLLLAMPAYRAVYDCLSASEGLSRGEIGKALSDYKTDLPQILDKLCQYGILSKEYQAGKREKARYEKFAQLIAEVTPELLAEFKRKKAQQHLLEMLSAAEQGQMAFAALKEQKITTATIHNLAEAGLIQIHQRRVLRDSYKDTELTCQPQINLTIDQNKAIDAMTPFLNEAKHHGFLLKGVTGSGKTQVYIEMAKKARALGRQVVVLVPEIALTGQVVLAFKAYFPDDIVVMHSRLSLSERNDAVVRVRRGEAGIVIGARSALFTPLDNIGLIIMDEEQDMSYKQDESPRYHAKVVAEELAKIHQAVLLLGSATPSLESYYRTQQGELTLLTMPKRIGDMPLPVVQCVDMRQELRMGNRHILSRPLQLLIEQTMGKGQQIIIMLNRRGFSTFVMCRSCGEVIKCKLCGLPLVYHKNGKLSCHHCDVTEPVPDVCPKCSSRYIKYFGSGTEKLEQELHQIVPSARVIRMDRDTTNTKFAHQEILQKFRDKQYDILLGTQMVAKGHDIPDVTAVGIISADSSLNLPDFRAAERCFMLITQTAGRAGRHEHQGRVVIQTYNPEHYAVTCGIAQDYEGFYEQEMKMRQGLFYPPFSRLVKLLFQHEDENTAKGNAKGLVTDFNEHFDGIKGQQIIGPSPAVIARLRGIYRFVVLIKTTDLPVVQAFLREQNLHLRADVAIDIDPIAML
- a CDS encoding Rpn family recombination-promoting nuclease/putative transposase; this translates as MNDVLFKFIFGKDERKQVTIDFLNAVLDRHEAKAIKDIQFQNSEIVPLYDDDKLTRLDIFCVTENGTQIDVEVQIVDKKNMERRTLYYWSQMYLMNLAKGGKYQNLKPSITINILRYTIFPGEPAHSMYSIYNQKTGRRLNEDMELHFLEVPKFQKKPVSEMTSVERWLAYFSNKLDAKEMEELAMNEAAIQTALDAAAIFMQNRQERLDYLNREMAIMDYESDKDAWIEEGKNEGESNMITAIKMIKENKPLAEISEKTGLTEHRLTELKSML
- the gatC gene encoding Asp-tRNA(Asn)/Glu-tRNA(Gln) amidotransferase subunit GatC produces the protein MKVTKEDLQNVAVLSRLAIPADQEDKYIDQMDKILTYMDNLSELDTENVKPTTYALPMQNVFRKDEVKASLDREAALANAPLKEDGYFKVPKVLED
- the gatA gene encoding Asp-tRNA(Asn)/Glu-tRNA(Gln) amidotransferase subunit GatA produces the protein MRLYEKPAHVLHDMLVNKEITSVELTEDVLARIDEVEGDVKAYLTVTRDEALAQAKAVDEKIARGEEISFLEGIPGAIKDNICTKGVKTTCASKILENFVPPYDATVMTKLKAENPVILGKLNMDEFAMGGSTENSAYHPTCNPWNTECVPGGSSGGSAASVAAGTAIWSLGSDTGGSIRQPASFCGVVGLKPTYGRVSRYGLVAYGSSLDQIGPVTRDVTDCANILNIIAGHDDMDSTSSAAEVPDFTKALVEDVKGLKIGLPKEYFVKGMDPEVEKAIRTAIEKYKEMGAEIVDITLPHTDYAISAYYLIAPAEAATNLQRYDGVSYGERVEGEDLVAMMTNTRTEKFGEEVKRRIVIGNYALSAGYYDAYYLKAMKVRTLVAEDYAKAFEQVDVILAPVAPTTAFKIGEMAGDPLQMYLQDACTVPLNLAGLPGISIPCGMSSKGMPIGMQLIGKALDEETIIRAAYTYEQSQEYHTKMPQLGGNNE